From Dehalococcoidia bacterium:
GCTGAAAACCACACCCTTGCCTGCCAGGGCAATCCCTCCAGACGAATGTCCCGGAATGTGGAGCACTGTGAATTTCAAATCACCGATCTCTACTACATCGCCATCACGGAGGAGTTTGTCCGGAAGGGGCGCTTTGTTAAAGGAAACCCCCATCATTCCTCCGAATATTCGGGCCATGTCTTCCATTGATTTGCTCGGCTCGCTCTCCGCTTCATGCATGGCAAAAGGCGCGCCGGTCTTCTCCTTTATCTGTTTTACCGCGCCGATATGGTCCAGATGGCTGTGGGTGGCGACAATCAGTTTTACCTCAAGGCCCAGCTTTTTGGCGGCATTCAGGATGGTATCTGCATCAGCCCCCGGATCGATGATCATCCCTTCCTTGGTTTTTTCCGATCCCACGATGTAGCAGTTTGACATAAAAGGACCTACCATAAGCATCTTCAGAATCAAGTTATCCTCCACCAGTTTATATCAGCCCTTTCTTTTTGAAGTATCCCCGGTACCCGGAAACTGTTATGGCAAGGTTAATGTCTTTGCGATCATAATTCAACCGGGTTGAGATACTGTCCCTGATATGGGCTTCGAGACGCCGAATGATTTGCTCCTCATCCTCGTTTGCTTGCAGGGCTTCCAGAATGATATCCCTGTAACACCTCAACTCTTCTTCCTGGAGCTGCAGCAGCCTGTTCACCTCTCTCCCGACGCCGTAGTGAGGATAGAATAAGAGTTGAGGATCAAATCCCCTGATTTTTGAAACGCTTTGGAGCGCCGGCTCCAGATCGAAACCATCCGGGGCGATGGGTATCACCGTCTCCACTCCGGGAAGGTACATTCCGAGCGCATCCCCGCAGAAAATACCCTTACTCAGGCTTTCGTAGAAGCAGAGATGATGAGAAGCATGTCCCGGAGAGTAGATCACCTCTAGGTCCCGGTTCCCCAAGTTCAGTTTCTCACCGTCCTGAACCGTGATCAGCCGATCTTCTGGAATCGGTGAAATTGGCCCTAGCTCATTCTGAAAGTTCGGGCCAAAGGCCTTTTTGCTCGCTTCGATGAGCCTTGAAGGATCGGCCAGATGCCGCTTACCGCGTTCATGGGCAACCACTTTGGTTTTCGGTAATTTCCCCGCCAGATAACCAGCGCCCCCGGAGTGATCTACATGGACATGTGTTGGAATGATATACGAAAGCGATTCCGGACGGAATTTCAAATCCCTTTCCATGGCCTCAAGGATGATCTCTACCTGAGCTGTGGGTCCCGGATCGACGAGAGCCGGTTTTTTTCCTGATATGAGATACGAGAAGCAGAAATCCCCTTTTTTCTCCGGGTCGATCAGGTAAATCCCCTCAGCTACTTCTGCAATCTTGCTCACGGTTAGCCATACTCCCTCAGCAGCAACGCTTGGCCTATTTTATCACAGGGGATACACTTGCAGTAAGATAGGCATAGATACAGGTAGAAAACAACAAACATAGGGTATGATGTGGAGTAGTGGCCTCTCGATCTCAGCCTACCTCAAACGAACGTAGGGCGGGCAAACTGAAATCGAGTGTTGACTTCATAAGTCTCTTACCCTATCTCTCTTGTCCACAGAGAAGCCATGGCCGGACCGCCACCGACACACAGGGACGCCCCACCGGTGGTCAAGCCCAACCGTTCCATTTCATAATATAGCGTGACCATCAGCCGAAG
This genomic window contains:
- a CDS encoding MBL fold metallo-hydrolase, with translation MSKIAEVAEGIYLIDPEKKGDFCFSYLISGKKPALVDPGPTAQVEIILEAMERDLKFRPESLSYIIPTHVHVDHSGGAGYLAGKLPKTKVVAHERGKRHLADPSRLIEASKKAFGPNFQNELGPISPIPEDRLITVQDGEKLNLGNRDLEVIYSPGHASHHLCFYESLSKGIFCGDALGMYLPGVETVIPIAPDGFDLEPALQSVSKIRGFDPQLLFYPHYGVGREVNRLLQLQEEELRCYRDIILEALQANEDEEQIIRRLEAHIRDSISTRLNYDRKDINLAITVSGYRGYFKKKGLI
- a CDS encoding MBL fold metallo-hydrolase; its protein translation is MILKMLMVGPFMSNCYIVGSEKTKEGMIIDPGADADTILNAAKKLGLEVKLIVATHSHLDHIGAVKQIKEKTGAPFAMHEAESEPSKSMEDMARIFGGMMGVSFNKAPLPDKLLRDGDVVEIGDLKFTVLHIPGHSSGGIALAGKGVVFSGDTLFQFSIGRTDLPGGSYSQLMTGIFSKLMVLPDETIVYSGHGPQTTIGAERSHNPFVHDWSSRNR